The Enterococcus sp. 7F3_DIV0205 genome has a window encoding:
- a CDS encoding WxL domain-containing protein encodes MKKILGSLLTIGVIASCGFIGEIVGEAVNVGSLTSNADISFSQDTTITPPVNPTDPTEPVTPNPADPHQPGTSGPLSLDYVSNFHFGTKVIQTVDATYYAQLDQVQNSLSTLISVPNYAQVTDKRGLNLGWKLTVKQNGQFQTADSTPAVLTNAQMSFVAATPNSTELIALAPTTLPVTLDPTGAASSPVATALVSTGMGTWTLAFGSGAGAAQGVKLTVPNATTKVANNQYKTTLTWTLNDSPL; translated from the coding sequence ATGAAAAAGATTTTAGGTTCTTTGTTAACAATTGGTGTCATTGCTTCTTGCGGATTTATAGGAGAAATAGTTGGAGAAGCCGTTAATGTAGGGTCGTTGACGTCAAATGCAGATATCAGTTTCTCTCAAGACACTACAATAACACCACCAGTTAATCCGACAGACCCAACTGAGCCAGTAACGCCTAATCCAGCAGATCCTCATCAACCAGGAACTAGCGGTCCGCTTAGTTTGGACTATGTCTCTAATTTTCACTTTGGAACTAAAGTGATTCAAACTGTTGATGCCACCTACTATGCGCAATTAGACCAAGTTCAAAATTCACTTTCGACACTGATCAGTGTCCCTAATTACGCACAAGTAACGGATAAACGGGGCTTGAATCTTGGCTGGAAATTAACTGTGAAGCAAAATGGTCAGTTTCAAACAGCCGATAGTACTCCAGCTGTTTTAACAAATGCTCAGATGAGTTTTGTAGCTGCAACACCTAATTCTACAGAATTAATTGCATTAGCACCGACAACATTACCAGTGACTTTGGATCCTACCGGTGCAGCTTCATCACCAGTAGCTACAGCATTAGTTTCTACAGGGATGGGGACTTGGACACTTGCATTTGGATCAGGTGCGGGAGCAGCTCAAGGAGTTAAATTGACCGTGCCTAACGCAACGACCAAAGTTGCGAATAATCAATATAAAACGACACTTACTTGGACATTGAATGATAGTCCGCTTTAA
- a CDS encoding DUF916 and DUF3324 domain-containing protein: MKKRRYLAAIILLLFLTIGSVSQASEIDFSVKAILPENQRSKEISYFDLRVVPGETQTLSIELTNDTDEEITVYASANSAITNDNGVVDYSYKDTKKDSSAVFTFSEIASMPKEIILPKKSNKTIECTVDIPKHPFDGYVLGGLYFEQKEEKEAQSQGALAVGNRFSYVVGVLLSETDKEVKPELALNDVKATQLNGNNAVIMNIQDKKAAMIKKLQLDAKLYYEDETKPRYENHQESLTMAPNTNFNYKIDLKDQPFVAGNYTVKLKANDGYKDWSWERKFKIEEKEAKKYNATALNLPPGSNNQFPWNLIVGIGAGILAVILGIIYYFNQKMKKEQKRQQEKYEELKKSLTKSEE; encoded by the coding sequence ATGAAGAAGAGGAGATATTTAGCCGCTATTATTTTATTATTATTTTTGACTATTGGATCAGTCAGTCAAGCTAGTGAAATCGATTTTAGTGTGAAGGCGATCTTACCAGAAAACCAGCGTAGTAAAGAGATTAGTTATTTCGATTTAAGAGTAGTGCCTGGAGAAACTCAAACACTTAGTATAGAATTGACAAATGATACAGACGAAGAGATTACGGTTTATGCTTCAGCAAATTCAGCTATCACAAACGACAATGGTGTTGTTGATTACTCTTATAAGGATACCAAAAAGGATTCATCTGCAGTTTTTACATTCAGTGAAATCGCCTCTATGCCTAAGGAGATCATTTTACCAAAAAAATCAAATAAGACAATTGAATGTACAGTGGATATCCCAAAACATCCGTTTGACGGATACGTTTTAGGTGGTCTTTATTTTGAGCAAAAAGAAGAAAAAGAAGCACAAAGTCAAGGGGCTTTAGCAGTTGGTAACCGTTTTTCATATGTTGTAGGGGTTTTACTGAGCGAGACAGATAAAGAAGTCAAACCAGAGTTAGCATTGAATGATGTTAAGGCGACTCAATTAAATGGGAATAATGCTGTCATTATGAATATTCAAGATAAAAAAGCGGCAATGATCAAAAAACTACAATTAGATGCGAAACTTTACTATGAAGATGAAACCAAACCACGCTATGAAAACCATCAAGAATCTTTAACGATGGCACCCAATACGAATTTTAACTATAAAATAGATTTAAAGGACCAACCTTTTGTTGCGGGAAATTACACTGTTAAGCTAAAGGCAAATGATGGTTATAAAGATTGGTCATGGGAAAGAAAGTTCAAAATAGAGGAAAAAGAAGCAAAAAAATATAATGCGACAGCACTTAACTTGCCTCCTGGTTCCAACAATCAATTTCCATGGAATTTGATTGTTGGAATAGGAGCAGGAATTTTAGCAGTGATTTTAGGTATTATTTATTACTTTAATCAAAAAATGAAAAAAGAACAAAAAAGACAACAGGAAAAATATGAGGAGTTAAAAAAAAGCTTAACTAAATCAGAAGAATAG